In Bdellovibrionota bacterium, one genomic interval encodes:
- the lpxC gene encoding UDP-3-O-acyl-N-acetylglucosamine deacetylase: protein MFFQRTIRERVTVEGIGIHTGEKAALHFCPAPADFGIHFVRTDLPGRPSIPLDIRRVQATFMATTLGGDQFYVSTVEHCLSSLAALRVDNLIIELDGPEIPIVDGSAKPFLDAFIKVGVVELEQPRKYFYITQPIHVGDENKYAYVVPYNGLRVTCVIDFPHPAIGRQEVDFDINEHVFKKEIAAARTFGFMKDVEALKAKGLIKGGSLDNAVVLDDEKILNPGGLRFKDEFVRHKVLDTLGDLVTLGAPLMGHVVLYKSGHDMMNKFIQKVLESKESTKRMELGTHIDEFEMTSFGNFMPAKRL from the coding sequence ATGTTTTTCCAAAGAACCATTAGAGAAAGAGTCACAGTAGAAGGCATCGGAATTCACACGGGCGAGAAAGCTGCTCTACACTTTTGTCCAGCTCCCGCGGACTTTGGAATTCATTTCGTAAGAACGGATCTTCCTGGAAGACCTTCGATTCCACTCGATATCAGAAGAGTTCAAGCAACCTTTATGGCAACAACGTTAGGAGGAGATCAATTCTACGTTTCGACGGTTGAGCACTGCTTATCTTCTCTTGCTGCTTTGAGAGTGGACAATCTGATCATCGAACTTGATGGACCAGAAATTCCTATCGTTGATGGAAGCGCAAAGCCATTTTTGGATGCATTCATTAAAGTGGGAGTTGTTGAACTTGAGCAGCCTAGAAAGTATTTTTACATCACACAACCGATTCATGTGGGTGATGAAAATAAATATGCCTATGTAGTGCCTTACAATGGGTTGAGAGTGACTTGCGTGATTGATTTCCCGCATCCCGCGATTGGTAGGCAAGAAGTGGATTTTGATATCAACGAACACGTTTTCAAAAAAGAAATCGCAGCGGCTAGAACTTTTGGATTTATGAAAGACGTAGAAGCGTTGAAAGCCAAAGGATTGATCAAGGGCGGAAGCTTAGATAATGCCGTCGTTCTTGATGACGAAAAGATTTTGAACCCAGGCGGATTGAGATTTAAAGATGAATTTGTGAGGCATAAAGTCTTAGATACCTTAGGTGATCTTGTGACTCTAGGAGCTCCTCTCATGGGTCACGTTGTACTCTATAAATCGGGTCACGATATGATGAATAAGTTCATTCAGAAGGTTTTAGAGAGTAAAGAGTCCACAAAGAGAATGGAGCTCGGGACACACATTGATGAATTTGAGATGACTTCTTTTGGTAACTTCATGCCAGCAAAACGTTTGTAG